From a region of the Vicinamibacteria bacterium genome:
- a CDS encoding GYD domain-containing protein: MALYLLRGSYTAEGTKGLLRDGGTKRRAVVQKLVEQAGGKLHATYYALGEDDVYVIAEIPDQTTAIALSLAVNASGAVHLKTTVLLTPEEVDAATKKPINYRAPGVPRGAPGGLV; the protein is encoded by the coding sequence ATGGCTCTTTACTTGCTACGCGGCAGCTACACGGCGGAAGGGACAAAGGGCCTGCTCAGGGATGGTGGAACAAAGAGGCGGGCCGTAGTGCAGAAGCTGGTCGAGCAGGCGGGTGGAAAGCTTCATGCCACCTACTACGCCTTGGGCGAGGACGACGTTTATGTGATCGCCGAGATCCCGGATCAGACGACCGCGATTGCCCTGAGTCTGGCCGTAAACGCCAGTGGAGCGGTGCACCTAAAGACTACGGTTCTCCTGACGCCGGAGGAGGTCGATGCGGCGACGAAAAAGCCGATCAACTACCGGGCCCCCGGAGTGCCAAGGGGCGCGCCCGGAGGGCTCGTCTGA